The region TGTCGAGTCGCCCCCACGTATATGTCTCATCCGCCGTACCGTGCAGTATGGACAGATTCCGGAGTCGACTCGCGGGGTTTGGCCGCGAACGCCCGGCTCTCTCGCTTCTGCTCGCCGTCGTGCTGGTCGAACTCGTCGGCGCCTCGGGCTCTCTCTTCACCGTACAGGGCCTCGATCTCTGGTATGAAACTCTCGAGCGGCCGGCGTTGGCGCCGCCGAACTGGGTGTTCGGCCCCGTCTGGACAACCCTGTTCGCGCTCATCGGCGGCGCCGTCTGGCTGGTCTGGCGGCAAGCCGAAGCGGCTCCTCGACGGGTCCGGGTTGCCCTTGTCGTGTTCGTCGTTCACTTCGCGGCCAATTTGGCCTGGTCACTCGTGTTCTTCGGCCTCCAAGAAATCGCGGCCGGCCTCGCGGTCATCTTGGTGTTGTGGCTCCTCATCGTTGCCACGATGTGGGCGTTCGACCGGGTCGACCGCCGTGCAGCCCTGCTGCTCGTCCCC is a window of halophilic archaeon DL31 DNA encoding:
- a CDS encoding TspO and MBR like protein (PFAM: TspO/MBR-related protein~KEGG: hvo:HVO_0205 integral membrane protein) translates to MDRFRSRLAGFGRERPALSLLLAVVLVELVGASGSLFTVQGLDLWYETLERPALAPPNWVFGPVWTTLFALIGGAVWLVWRQAEAAPRRVRVALVVFVVHFAANLAWSLVFFGLQEIAAGLAVILVLWLLIVATMWAFDRVDRRAALLLVPYLLWVSFATYLNYQFWVLN